In Pseudosulfitobacter pseudonitzschiae, the sequence TTCTGGGCTTTAACCTTTTGGGCGACGGGCTGCGCGATGCGCTGGACCCGCGCGAACACTGACAATCGGAGACATCATGGCCGGATTTACCACCCGCCCCGAAATCCGCGGCACCTTCGGAGTCGCCACATCAACCCACTGGATTGCCTCGGCTGTGGGCTTTGGCATCCTAGAAAAGGGCGGCAATGCCTTTGACGCGGCGGCTGCCACCGGTTTTGTACTGCAAATCGTCGAGCCGCACCTGAACGGCCCCGCAGGTGATCTGCCGGTGATTTACCACAGCGCCACGACAGGTCAGACCAAAATGATCTGCGCTCAGGGCGTCACCCCCGCCAATGCCACCGTCGACCATTACAAGGCGCAGGGCCTGTCCCTGATCCCCGGTTCGGGATTGCTGGCAACTGTGGTTCCGGGTGCCTTTGACGGCTGGATACTGATGCTGCGCGATCACGGCACGATGGGCCTGCGCGATGTTCTTCAGCCCGCCATCGACTATGCCCGCGACGGTCATCCGCTGTTGCCACGGGTGGCCAACACAATCGCGGATCTTGCCGGTTACTTTACCGCCGAATGGCCGACATCCGCCGCCGTCTGGACGCCCGACGGCACAGCGCCCTTGGCCAATTCGAACTTTAAAAACCCCGATCTGGCCGCAACCTATGAACGGCTGGTCAGCGAAGCTGAAGCGGCCAGCCCCGACCGCGTGGCGCAGATTGATGCAGCACGCGAAATCTGGTCGCAGGGTTTTGTAGCCGATGCCATCTTTGGCTATCTTGAAGATGCCTGCGTGCATGACGTGTCGGGGCAGAAAAACCGTGCAGTTCTGAACCGTGAAGATATGGCAAACTGGTCGGCAACCTATGAAGACACACTAAGCTATGATTACTGCGGCTGGACGGTTCACAAAACCGCACCGTGGTCGCAGGGGCCGGTGTTTTTGCAAACGCTGGCGATCCTGAAACATTTCGACCTCGGCGCGATGGACCCGACGGGCGAACAATTTGTGCATACCGTGATCGAAGCGATGAAACTGGCCTTTGCCGACCGCGAAGCCTATTATGGAGATCCCGATCACAGCACCGTTCCGATAGATGTCCTGCTGTCGGACAGCTACAACGCCGACCGCGCAAAATTGGTCACTGCTCGGGCCTCGCTGGACCAGCGCCCCGGCGTGGTGCAAGGCTTTGAACATCTGGCACAGGCCTATCAGGACCGCGCCATCCGCGATTTCGGCGTGCACGACGCGGCCCCGCAAGAGCCGACGATGGCCCACCTGACGGAAAAACGCGGTGATACCGTGCATCTTGATGTGATTGACCGCTGGGGCAACATGGTATCGGCCACGCCATCGGGCGGCTGGCTGCAAAGCAATCCGGTGATCCCCGGTCTTGGTTTTCCGCTGAATTCGCGCGCGCAAATGTTCTGGCTGGAGGAAGGTTTGCCCACATCACTGGCCCCAAACCGCCGTCCGCGCACCACGCTGACGCCATCGCTGGCCGAAAAACCCGACGGCACCCGCATCGTCTTTGGCACCCCCGGAGGCGACCAGCAGGACCAGTGGCAGTTGATCTGGTTCCTGCGTTTTGTACATCACGGGCTGGACCTGCAAGAAGGCATGGATGCGCCGCTGTTTCACTCGATGCATTTCCAAAGCAGCTTTTTCCCGCGTCAGGCCATGCCAGGCGAAATGATGATCGAACCGGATTTTGGCGAGGATGTAATCGAGGCGCTGCGCGCGCGGGGGCACGTCATAACGGTGGCGGCCCCTTGGTCCGTGGGTAGGATGACCGCTGCACTGCGCCACCCAGATGGCACGCTGCATGCCGCAGCGACCCCGCGCCTGATGCAAGCCTATGCAGTGGGGCGCTGAACAATGACCTATTCAATTATCGCCCACGACACCGGCACAGACGAAATCGGTATTATCGTCGCCAGCCGCTTTTTCGCCTGCGGCGCAGCGGTGCCCTATGTGGGGCGGCGTGTGGCCGTGGCCACGCAGGCATTCGTCAACCCGCTTTGGGGCACCGAAGGGCGCCGCAGACTGGAAGCGGGGGAAACAGCAGAAACGCTGCTGGCAGAATTTGCCGACCGCGACGCGGGCCACGACATTCGCCAGTGCCATATGATGGATGCCGCAGGCAATTTCGCGGCCTTCACAGGCGCAGGTTGCGTAGATTGGGCGGGGCACCAGACCGGCGCCCATCATTCGGTGGCGGGCAATATGCTGGCCGGCCCCGACGTCGTGCATGCCACTTTTGACAGCTACGCCAGCCGCCACGATCTGCCCATGGCGCAGCGGTTGCTGGTGGCAATGCGCGCAGGCGAAGACGCAGGCGGCGACAAACGTGGCAGACAAGCGGCGGGATTGGTGATCCATCGCGGTCAGGACCACGCTTATCTCGACCTGCGCGCCGACGATCACAGCGATCCGTTGGGCGAACTCGAACGGCTGCTCGATGTCGCAAGCGAACGCTATCTGTATGTGGCCGACGCAATGCCGACCCGGGACAATTTCTCAGGCACCACCGACCGTGCACCGATAGATGCCGCCATCACACGCGCCGAGCAGACACGCAAAAGCGCCGGACAGCCCAGCCGCTCTTGCGCCACGAACACCGAAGCCGACAGGACATAACCCGATGATGGCGCTTGATTTCAGCAATTTGCTTCCCCTTTTTGCCATTGCAGCGGGGGCCGGTGTTGCCGGTGGCATTCTGGCCGGCCTTCTCGGCGTCGGGGGTGGTATCGTCATTGTACCCGCCCTGTATCTGGCACTGTCGACGGCGGGCATGGATCCTGCGATCACAATGCAGGTTGCAGTGGGCACATCGCTGGCCACCATCGTCTTCACCTCGCTGTCCTCAGGCTATGGCCACTTCAAACGCGGGGCCATCGACATGGATCTGCTACGGCTTTGGGCGCCATCTTTGCTGGTCGGTGTCATCCTTGGTGCGCTGCTTGGGGGATATGTTTCGGGTCTGATCCTTGTTGCGGTCTTTGCGGTCGTCGCAGCCTTGGTTGCGCTGGACATGATTTTTCGCAAGCCGGCAGCGGACCCGTCTGTTCGCAGCTTTTCCAAAGTGGTCTGGGCCGCTCTGGGCACGGTCACCGGCGCGATTTCCGCTATGATGGGCATCGGTGGGGGGACGATCGGCGTGCCCCTGCTCAACTTTCTGGGATATGATATCCGCCGCGCCGTCGGCACCTCTGCCGCCATAGGGTTTATCATCGGTCTGCCCGGCGCGGT encodes:
- a CDS encoding sulfite exporter TauE/SafE family protein, giving the protein MMALDFSNLLPLFAIAAGAGVAGGILAGLLGVGGGIVIVPALYLALSTAGMDPAITMQVAVGTSLATIVFTSLSSGYGHFKRGAIDMDLLRLWAPSLLVGVILGALLGGYVSGLILVAVFAVVAALVALDMIFRKPAADPSVRSFSKVVWAALGTVTGAISAMMGIGGGTIGVPLLNFLGYDIRRAVGTSAAIGFIIGLPGAVVYMLTGLGSEGLPPFSLGYVNIVAAAIIIPLTSSFAHVGVKLAHSIPRRALRFAFGIFLMITSLRMFLDLFSTLTANG
- a CDS encoding DUF1028 domain-containing protein, with the translated sequence MTYSIIAHDTGTDEIGIIVASRFFACGAAVPYVGRRVAVATQAFVNPLWGTEGRRRLEAGETAETLLAEFADRDAGHDIRQCHMMDAAGNFAAFTGAGCVDWAGHQTGAHHSVAGNMLAGPDVVHATFDSYASRHDLPMAQRLLVAMRAGEDAGGDKRGRQAAGLVIHRGQDHAYLDLRADDHSDPLGELERLLDVASERYLYVADAMPTRDNFSGTTDRAPIDAAITRAEQTRKSAGQPSRSCATNTEADRT
- a CDS encoding gamma-glutamyltransferase family protein, translated to MAGFTTRPEIRGTFGVATSTHWIASAVGFGILEKGGNAFDAAAATGFVLQIVEPHLNGPAGDLPVIYHSATTGQTKMICAQGVTPANATVDHYKAQGLSLIPGSGLLATVVPGAFDGWILMLRDHGTMGLRDVLQPAIDYARDGHPLLPRVANTIADLAGYFTAEWPTSAAVWTPDGTAPLANSNFKNPDLAATYERLVSEAEAASPDRVAQIDAAREIWSQGFVADAIFGYLEDACVHDVSGQKNRAVLNREDMANWSATYEDTLSYDYCGWTVHKTAPWSQGPVFLQTLAILKHFDLGAMDPTGEQFVHTVIEAMKLAFADREAYYGDPDHSTVPIDVLLSDSYNADRAKLVTARASLDQRPGVVQGFEHLAQAYQDRAIRDFGVHDAAPQEPTMAHLTEKRGDTVHLDVIDRWGNMVSATPSGGWLQSNPVIPGLGFPLNSRAQMFWLEEGLPTSLAPNRRPRTTLTPSLAEKPDGTRIVFGTPGGDQQDQWQLIWFLRFVHHGLDLQEGMDAPLFHSMHFQSSFFPRQAMPGEMMIEPDFGEDVIEALRARGHVITVAAPWSVGRMTAALRHPDGTLHAAATPRLMQAYAVGR